The following are encoded together in the Arcobacter aquimarinus genome:
- a CDS encoding endonuclease MutS2, with translation MQDILKKLDLVDYIDSFSKLLAREKSIILEGDINLHHKHINELSKFDFKAPSKVENLDSALMHIQKQGILKIYEIFEFIKIINYFRYLKRFNFDGKMLEWLDKIIIPNEIIKISDYFDEKSNLKDGVNEDFDNIKYAISKNKEMIKQSLYKIINSTKIRTYLVDSQVHYINGEEALLVRGGFNHVLSGSVIDRSNSGFFYVIPHSISELKQKQNDLKNKQEEILFKICKEISSLFEKNLLFLKFLNKEFDRFDHYQARLFFAKVGDKNFILPSKNETNRLVDFCHPALHNAKPISIDFTKSVVMITGVNAGGKTMMLKSILSAVLLSKYLLPYKAHHDTVISNFKSINAVLDDPQSVKNDISTFAGRMVEFSKLFTSKNAIVGVDEIELGTDSDEAASLFKVIIEDLIQRDIKVIITTHHKRLAALMASNDNVELIAALYDEENQKPTYEFLQGTIGRSYAFETASRYGIPYSVVKRAKEVYGDDKDKLNELIERSSSLEREYKQKIAKLDDEIANMQRITNNLKEQKEKLDEHIYSEKSKLHKEYNDARDEAKKAIKAKLVSESHQHLNIAHQKAKEIKVEKVQEIVEFTIGDRVKYRNTKGTIVSIKGAKAYIENDMGMKVQVNLSDLSRSGNPPPKIPTKKATVTIQKPETGSIKLDLHGQRADEAIENLDKFLSDALLAGFEEVLVYHGIGTGKLAFAVKEYLKKHPKVRGFEDAHPSSGGFGAKVIKL, from the coding sequence ATGCAAGATATATTAAAAAAATTAGACTTAGTTGATTATATAGATAGTTTTTCAAAACTATTAGCAAGAGAAAAATCAATAATTTTAGAAGGTGATATAAACCTTCATCATAAACATATAAATGAATTATCAAAATTTGATTTTAAAGCTCCTTCTAAAGTGGAAAACCTTGATTCAGCATTGATGCATATACAAAAACAAGGTATTTTAAAAATTTATGAAATTTTTGAATTCATTAAAATCATAAATTATTTTAGATATTTAAAGAGATTTAATTTTGACGGGAAAATGCTTGAATGGCTTGATAAAATTATAATTCCAAATGAAATAATAAAAATATCTGACTATTTTGATGAAAAATCAAATTTAAAAGATGGTGTAAATGAAGATTTTGACAACATCAAATATGCTATTTCAAAAAACAAAGAGATGATAAAACAAAGTCTTTATAAGATTATAAACTCTACAAAAATAAGAACTTATTTAGTTGATTCTCAAGTTCATTATATAAATGGTGAAGAAGCATTACTTGTTCGAGGTGGTTTTAATCATGTGTTAAGTGGTAGTGTAATTGATAGGTCAAATTCTGGATTTTTTTATGTTATTCCACATAGTATTTCTGAGCTAAAACAAAAACAAAATGATTTAAAAAACAAACAAGAAGAGATATTATTTAAAATTTGTAAAGAGATTTCATCTTTATTTGAAAAAAATTTGTTATTTTTGAAGTTTTTAAATAAAGAGTTTGATAGATTTGACCACTATCAAGCAAGACTATTTTTTGCAAAAGTAGGAGATAAGAATTTTATTTTACCTTCAAAGAATGAGACAAATAGACTTGTAGATTTTTGCCATCCAGCTTTACATAATGCTAAACCTATAAGCATTGATTTTACAAAATCAGTTGTGATGATAACAGGAGTAAATGCAGGAGGAAAAACAATGATGTTAAAATCTATTTTATCAGCTGTTTTACTTTCAAAATATTTACTTCCATATAAAGCTCATCATGATACAGTTATAAGTAATTTTAAATCAATAAATGCGGTTTTAGATGATCCACAAAGTGTAAAAAATGATATTTCGACATTTGCAGGGCGAATGGTTGAATTTTCTAAACTTTTTACTTCTAAAAATGCAATAGTTGGTGTTGATGAGATTGAACTTGGAACAGATTCAGATGAAGCTGCAAGTTTGTTTAAAGTAATAATTGAAGATTTGATTCAAAGAGATATAAAAGTAATTATTACAACACACCATAAAAGATTAGCCGCACTTATGGCTTCAAATGATAATGTTGAGTTAATAGCAGCCCTTTATGATGAAGAGAACCAAAAACCAACTTATGAGTTTTTACAAGGAACAATAGGAAGGTCTTACGCTTTTGAAACAGCTTCACGATATGGAATACCTTATAGTGTTGTAAAAAGAGCAAAAGAAGTTTATGGAGATGACAAAGATAAATTAAATGAACTGATAGAAAGAAGTAGTTCATTAGAGAGAGAATATAAACAAAAAATTGCGAAACTCGATGATGAAATTGCAAATATGCAAAGAATCACAAATAACCTAAAAGAGCAAAAAGAGAAACTAGATGAGCATATATACTCTGAAAAATCAAAACTTCATAAAGAGTATAATGATGCAAGAGATGAGGCAAAAAAAGCTATAAAAGCAAAACTTGTAAGTGAATCTCATCAACATCTAAATATTGCTCATCAAAAAGCAAAAGAAATTAAAGTTGAAAAAGTTCAAGAAATTGTAGAATTTACTATAGGCGATAGGGTAAAATATAGAAATACAAAAGGAACTATTGTTTCAATCAAAGGTGCAAAAGCTTATATTGAAAATGATATGGGAATGAAAGTTCAAGTAAACTTGAGTGATTTAAGTAGAAGTGGAAATCCTCCTCCAAAAATTCCTACCAAAAAAGCAACTGTAACTATTCAAAAACCAGAAACTGGAAGTATAAAACTTGATTTACATGGACAAAGAGCTGATGAAGCTATTGAAAATCTTGATAAATTTTTAAGTGATGCTTTACTTGCAGGTTTTGAAGAAGTTTTAGTTTATCATGGGATTGGAACAGGAAAACTTGCATTTGCAGTAAAAGAATATTTGAAAAAACATCCAAAAGTTAGAGGTTTTGAAGATGCTCATCCAAGTAGTGGAGGATTTGGAGCTAAAGTTATAAAACTTTAG
- the metX gene encoding homoserine O-acetyltransferase MetX, protein MKIETKVEKFNEPLYLESGRLLESFEIIYETYGELNEDKSNVIIVCHALSGSHHAAGRYASEAKAGWWDKFIGDGKAIDTTKYFVICSNNIGSSYGSTSPMSIDPSTKKEYRLKFPVLAISDIVKAQMKLYKRLGISNAIAVVGGSMGGMQALCYAIEHPTFAKHIIALATTAYTRPWAIAFNKIAIEAIRHDPIFKNGNYKKDDPKALGLPGLAIGRMAGLICYLSPNLFNNKFGRDYASTDGLYELFGRFEVEKYLEYNAYSFPKFFDPLSYLYICKTMNIFDAGRNKDKLEDSFDKVQSNLHLIAFSDDMLFFPQEMEEIRDIMIKLGRENQVTYKLVESQSGHDSFLVEVEKFENHVREILKDS, encoded by the coding sequence TTGAAAATAGAGACAAAAGTAGAAAAATTTAATGAACCTTTATATTTAGAAAGTGGAAGACTTTTAGAATCTTTTGAAATCATTTATGAAACTTATGGTGAACTTAACGAAGATAAATCAAATGTGATTATTGTTTGCCATGCACTTTCAGGAAGTCATCACGCTGCAGGAAGATATGCTTCTGAAGCAAAAGCTGGTTGGTGGGATAAGTTTATAGGTGATGGTAAAGCAATAGATACAACTAAATATTTTGTTATTTGTTCAAATAATATTGGTTCTTCTTATGGTTCAACTTCTCCTATGAGTATAGATCCTAGTACAAAAAAAGAGTATAGATTAAAATTTCCTGTTTTAGCAATTTCAGATATTGTAAAAGCACAAATGAAACTTTATAAAAGATTAGGAATTTCAAATGCAATAGCAGTTGTTGGTGGAAGTATGGGAGGAATGCAAGCTTTATGTTATGCAATAGAACATCCAACTTTTGCAAAACATATTATTGCTCTTGCAACAACTGCATATACAAGACCTTGGGCAATAGCATTTAATAAAATTGCAATTGAAGCAATTAGACATGATCCTATATTTAAAAATGGTAATTATAAAAAAGATGACCCAAAAGCTTTAGGATTGCCAGGACTTGCAATAGGTAGAATGGCAGGGCTTATTTGTTATTTAAGTCCAAATTTGTTTAATAATAAATTTGGAAGAGATTATGCTTCAACAGACGGTTTGTATGAGTTATTTGGAAGATTTGAAGTTGAGAAATATTTAGAGTATAACGCTTATAGTTTTCCTAAATTTTTTGATCCTTTATCATATTTGTATATTTGTAAAACAATGAACATTTTTGATGCGGGAAGAAATAAAGATAAGTTAGAAGATTCATTTGATAAAGTACAATCAAATCTTCATTTAATTGCATTTAGTGATGATATGCTATTTTTCCCACAAGAGATGGAAGAAATTAGAGATATTATGATAAAACTAGGGCGAGAAAATCAAGTAACATATAAATTAGTTGAAAGCCAATCAGGACATGACTCTTTTTTAGTAGAAGTTGAAAAATTTGAAAATCATGTAAGAGAAATTTTAAAGGATAGTTAA
- the xseB gene encoding exodeoxyribonuclease VII small subunit, protein MVDNKELEQVNFEEKISKAKELLEKLSNPQITLSDSIKLYKTGINELEEAQKLLDEAKLIFSVENKN, encoded by the coding sequence ATGGTAGATAATAAAGAGTTAGAACAGGTTAATTTTGAAGAAAAAATATCAAAAGCAAAAGAGCTTTTAGAAAAACTTTCAAATCCACAAATCACACTTAGTGATTCAATAAAGCTTTATAAAACAGGAATAAATGAGTTAGAAGAGGCTCAGAAATTACTTGATGAAGCAAAACTTATTTTTTCTGTTGAAAACAAAAACTAA
- a CDS encoding coproporphyrinogen III oxidase encodes MNMIMSKSIDAINAYNLVKNLQKRFVDKLDDLSLKIGENKKFEEVIWLRENGTCGGGNRFEAKDEVLFNRASVNVSQVHYDLDENKTLQSATAISTIIHPNNPNVPSIHIHISLTTFKNGDFYWRIMADLNPSLENEEDKKIFDNALKEISKNDFEEGVKQGEKYFFIPALNRHRGVSHFYLENYKTDDKKRDFIFAQSFGEKVIDTYIQIITNAFLNKKSFSVQDIKKQLDYHTLYLFQVLTLDRGTTSGLLVHNQNDVGIMDSLPKYVNKSLLKSWIDKLPSPQNILLEEIINVIDEKGLIDTPTKEKLASIVRSHYKKYPDSLKYQASGNSIPNTVNNHIK; translated from the coding sequence ATGAATATGATTATGTCAAAATCAATAGATGCTATAAACGCTTATAATTTAGTAAAAAATCTTCAAAAAAGATTTGTTGATAAGCTAGATGATTTAAGCTTAAAAATAGGAGAAAATAAAAAATTTGAAGAAGTTATTTGGCTAAGAGAAAATGGAACTTGTGGTGGTGGAAATAGATTTGAAGCAAAAGATGAAGTTTTATTTAATCGTGCAAGTGTTAATGTTTCTCAAGTTCATTATGATTTAGATGAAAACAAAACTTTGCAAAGTGCAACAGCTATTTCAACTATTATTCATCCAAATAATCCAAATGTTCCTTCTATACATATCCATATAAGCTTAACAACTTTTAAAAATGGGGATTTTTATTGGCGTATAATGGCTGATTTAAATCCTAGTTTAGAAAATGAAGAAGATAAAAAGATATTTGACAATGCTTTAAAAGAAATCTCTAAAAATGATTTTGAAGAGGGTGTAAAACAAGGAGAAAAATACTTTTTTATTCCAGCTTTAAATAGACACAGAGGAGTTAGTCACTTCTATTTAGAAAATTATAAAACAGATGATAAAAAAAGAGATTTTATATTTGCACAAAGTTTTGGTGAAAAAGTCATTGATACTTATATTCAAATAATAACAAATGCTTTTTTAAACAAAAAAAGTTTTAGTGTTCAAGATATAAAAAAACAGTTAGATTATCATACTTTATATCTTTTCCAAGTTTTAACTTTAGATAGAGGAACAACTTCAGGACTTTTAGTACATAATCAAAATGATGTTGGAATAATGGATTCTTTACCAAAATATGTAAATAAAAGTTTATTAAAATCTTGGATTGATAAACTTCCTTCACCTCAAAATATTCTTCTTGAAGAGATAATTAACGTAATAGATGAAAAGGGACTAATTGATACACCTACAAAAGAAAAACTAGCTTCAATAGTAAGAAGTCACTATAAAAAATACCCTGATTCGCTAAAATATCAAGCAAGTGGTAATAGTATTCCAAATACTGTAAATAATCATATTAAATAA
- a CDS encoding DUF6858 family protein, which yields MKQKVFKEKYHIFEIEYKKSELNFKSVDEIISALQIKIDAHPVLAFIATFDQHKHTSSLEGGEINPNIKAAKNIVFCFGKELPTPEVLAVRPRSIGVCETQDSFILNFLEAPNENANKTMEEFVKSLKTYIY from the coding sequence ATGAAACAAAAAGTCTTTAAAGAAAAATACCATATTTTTGAGATTGAGTATAAAAAAAGTGAATTAAATTTTAAAAGTGTAGATGAGATTATTTCTGCTTTACAAATAAAAATTGATGCTCATCCAGTTTTAGCATTTATAGCTACTTTTGACCAACATAAACATACAAGTTCTCTTGAAGGTGGAGAAATCAATCCAAATATAAAAGCTGCAAAAAATATAGTATTTTGTTTTGGAAAAGAGTTACCAACTCCTGAAGTTTTAGCAGTACGTCCTAGAAGTATTGGTGTTTGTGAAACGCAAGATTCATTTATATTAAATTTTTTAGAAGCTCCAAATGAAAATGCAAATAAAACAATGGAAGAGTTTGTTAAATCTCTAAAAACTTATATTTATTAA
- a CDS encoding protein tyrosine phosphatase family protein, protein MENILNYIKINELISTSGQPKIEQFEQIKNEDFEVVINLALCDSSNAILNEDKIVTSLGMTYLHIPVDFINPKISDLKLFLNAMQAFGGNKVWVHCAKNYRVSAFMYVFHKYILKTPFEQIDLSIFNKWQPEQNWQELMKISLDELYTY, encoded by the coding sequence ATGGAAAATATTCTAAATTACATCAAAATAAATGAGCTTATTTCAACTTCAGGACAACCAAAAATTGAACAGTTTGAACAAATCAAAAATGAGGATTTTGAAGTAGTAATAAATCTTGCTTTGTGTGACTCTTCAAATGCTATTTTAAATGAAGATAAGATAGTTACAAGTTTAGGAATGACATATTTACATATTCCAGTTGATTTTATAAATCCAAAAATAAGTGATTTAAAGCTTTTTTTAAATGCAATGCAAGCATTTGGAGGAAATAAAGTTTGGGTTCATTGTGCAAAAAATTATAGGGTTAGTGCTTTTATGTATGTTTTTCACAAATATATATTAAAAACACCATTTGAACAAATAGATTTATCTATTTTTAACAAGTGGCAACCAGAACAAAACTGGCAAGAACTTATGAAAATAAGTTTAGATGAATTATATACATATTAA